One stretch of Bacteroidia bacterium DNA includes these proteins:
- a CDS encoding pyridoxal-phosphate dependent enzyme, giving the protein MYYNNILETIGNTPLVKLNKITKHIPATVLAKVEYFNPGHSVKDRIGIKMIEDAEQKGILKPGGTIIEGTSGNTGMGLALAAIMKGYKCIFTVSDKQSKEKIDLLRAMGAEVIVCPTSVEATDPRSYYSVAKKLNKEIPNSFYPNQYDHAANTKAHYETTGPEIWEQTEGRITHFISGVGTGGTISGTGRYLKEKNPDIKIWGIDTYGSVFKKYHETGEFDEKEIYPYITEGIGEDIIPENVDFKIIDYFEKVTDKDAFVMTRRLAKEEGLLVGNSAGSAIAGLLQMKDRLKAGDLVVVLLPDHGTRYVGKAFNDDWMRERGFLEEGMGKARDIVAAKSAEELITIAGDKPLQEAIALLQKHNISQIPVTNGSDIVGAVTENTLYAKIIDNPDFKHLKVENVMEEPLPVVEADTPSSRISEIIRQGNGAVLVSDNGKFHIVTKYDIIHQLARS; this is encoded by the coding sequence ATGTACTATAACAATATCCTCGAAACCATTGGTAACACGCCATTGGTGAAGCTCAACAAAATCACAAAGCACATTCCTGCCACCGTTCTTGCCAAAGTCGAATATTTTAATCCGGGGCATTCCGTAAAAGACCGCATTGGAATTAAGATGATTGAAGATGCGGAACAGAAAGGGATACTGAAACCGGGCGGAACCATCATCGAAGGAACTTCCGGCAATACCGGAATGGGACTGGCACTGGCCGCCATCATGAAAGGATACAAGTGCATTTTCACAGTTTCTGACAAGCAGAGCAAGGAAAAAATTGACCTGCTGCGGGCAATGGGGGCCGAGGTCATCGTATGTCCTACCAGCGTGGAAGCTACCGATCCCCGATCATACTATTCTGTGGCTAAGAAGCTGAATAAAGAAATCCCGAACTCTTTTTATCCCAACCAATACGATCATGCAGCGAATACCAAAGCTCATTATGAAACCACCGGGCCTGAGATCTGGGAACAGACCGAAGGCCGGATCACGCATTTCATTTCAGGTGTGGGCACAGGTGGAACAATATCCGGAACAGGAAGATATCTGAAGGAGAAAAATCCTGACATTAAAATCTGGGGCATTGATACCTATGGTTCCGTTTTTAAGAAATACCACGAAACCGGTGAATTCGATGAGAAGGAAATCTATCCATATATTACCGAAGGAATAGGCGAAGACATTATTCCCGAAAATGTTGATTTTAAGATCATTGACTATTTTGAAAAAGTTACGGATAAAGATGCTTTTGTAATGACGCGGAGGCTGGCGAAGGAAGAGGGCCTCCTGGTTGGGAATTCTGCCGGATCAGCCATTGCGGGTTTGCTCCAGATGAAGGACCGGCTGAAGGCTGGCGATCTGGTGGTGGTGCTACTGCCGGATCACGGAACCCGCTACGTAGGCAAAGCCTTTAATGACGACTGGATGCGCGAGCGTGGCTTCCTCGAAGAAGGAATGGGAAAAGCACGGGATATTGTGGCCGCCAAAAGTGCCGAAGAATTGATCACCATTGCCGGAGACAAACCGCTTCAGGAGGCGATCGCTTTGCTGCAAAAACACAACATCAGCCAAATACCCGTCACGAATGGCTCAGACATCGTAGGGGCTGTAACCGAGAACACCCTTTATGCGAAGATCATTGACAACCCTGACTTTAAGCACCTCAAGGTAGAAAACGTGATGGAGGAACCGCTGCCGGTGGTGGAGGCTGATACTCCTTCCAGCCGCATCAGTGAAATAATAAGGCAGGGCAATGGAGCCGTTCTGGTAAGCGATAATGGCAAATTCCATATCGTCACAAAATATGATATTATTCATCAGCTCGCCCGCTCCTGA
- a CDS encoding glycosyltransferase family 39 protein, translating into MIQSRPFYQNHLLLLLILTAAAILRFWNYGELPYMHDEFSALNRLKYDSLSELIEKGIMPDGHPAGVQLFLYFWVSLVGNDEVWVKLPFVLCGILSVALLYLIGTRWFNPTTGLVAAAFLTALQYPVTYSQIARPYASGLFFTLLMVWGWTLFLFSQRKKTGWIIFVAGAVLCSYNHYFSHFMAIIAGFSGLFFVQRKDLVWYIAAGAAILVLYLPHFPIFLNQISIGGIGWLAAPRPDFFLDYFSYIFHHSPLVFLIVLVLVAGSLFFKKYKNSGVQFRFLSLCWFLLPLLTGYFYSIYFSPVLQYSVLLFSFPFLLLFLFSFLPRLESKWNTALISVILAVCIITLVFHRHHYHYFYHHTFKAVAEETAAAADSLGEENLSALLSANPDNIQFYFDEMNLRPASTHYLTSDIEVPKLKRILDSLSTPYVALGAMSAIPGEYLSIIRQQYPYMIKRKTGQEFEFYLYSKTESSVPGAQPLLFLWENDIESADARLRLDSSYLSRENSSSGNMAYRMDSTLEFGPAFRFSAEEIPAREGDLLTASIKIYAPDTPVAAVLALHISEGEKSIFWTHRPLMEYIRKPQEWQTAYLAINTGNTLWGPGKTMNIFIWNLKHEEFYLDDFKVEAVEGNRNRNILMEKRRKTQQVAR; encoded by the coding sequence ATGATCCAATCCAGGCCATTTTACCAAAATCACCTGCTTCTGCTGCTTATCCTCACCGCAGCCGCGATTCTCCGTTTCTGGAACTATGGTGAATTGCCCTACATGCACGATGAGTTCAGCGCTCTGAACCGCCTGAAATATGACAGCCTCAGCGAACTGATCGAAAAAGGGATCATGCCGGACGGACATCCGGCTGGCGTACAGCTCTTTCTGTATTTTTGGGTTTCACTGGTGGGAAACGATGAGGTTTGGGTAAAACTGCCTTTCGTGCTTTGTGGGATTCTGTCCGTTGCCCTTCTTTATTTAATCGGTACGCGCTGGTTTAATCCAACCACAGGTTTGGTGGCGGCTGCTTTTCTGACAGCACTCCAGTATCCGGTTACCTATTCGCAAATTGCCCGTCCTTATGCCTCCGGACTGTTCTTCACATTGCTCATGGTGTGGGGCTGGACGCTCTTTTTATTCTCGCAGCGGAAAAAAACGGGGTGGATCATTTTCGTGGCGGGCGCGGTGCTATGTAGTTATAATCACTACTTCAGCCATTTTATGGCGATTATCGCAGGATTTTCAGGGCTCTTTTTTGTCCAGCGCAAAGATTTGGTTTGGTATATCGCTGCCGGTGCGGCCATCCTGGTGCTCTACCTGCCGCATTTTCCCATTTTCCTTAATCAAATTTCCATTGGCGGGATTGGCTGGCTGGCTGCTCCCCGGCCCGATTTCTTCCTGGATTATTTCTCCTATATATTTCACCATTCTCCACTGGTATTCCTGATTGTTCTTGTACTTGTTGCGGGCAGTTTGTTTTTTAAGAAATATAAAAATAGTGGCGTACAGTTTCGTTTTCTCAGTTTGTGCTGGTTCCTGCTGCCACTGTTAACAGGATATTTCTATTCTATCTACTTCTCGCCTGTGCTGCAATATTCGGTGCTGCTCTTTTCCTTTCCTTTCCTGCTGCTATTCCTGTTCTCCTTTCTCCCGCGCCTGGAGTCAAAATGGAACACGGCCCTTATTTCCGTTATCCTGGCAGTTTGCATCATTACGCTGGTCTTTCACCGGCATCACTACCACTATTTTTACCATCATACCTTTAAAGCCGTGGCCGAAGAGACTGCAGCCGCAGCAGATTCTTTAGGAGAAGAAAACCTAAGTGCGTTGCTAAGCGCCAATCCCGACAATATACAGTTCTATTTTGATGAAATGAACCTCCGGCCAGCATCAACGCACTACCTTACCTCAGACATAGAAGTGCCCAAGCTCAAGCGCATACTGGATTCGCTGAGTACACCCTACGTTGCCCTGGGTGCCATGAGTGCAATTCCCGGAGAATATCTTTCCATCATTCGCCAGCAGTATCCTTATATGATCAAAAGAAAAACCGGACAGGAATTCGAATTCTATCTTTATTCAAAAACCGAATCTTCTGTTCCTGGTGCGCAGCCTTTACTTTTTCTTTGGGAAAATGATATAGAATCTGCCGATGCCAGGCTGAGGCTGGATTCCAGCTATTTATCGCGCGAAAACAGCAGTAGCGGCAATATGGCGTACAGAATGGACAGCACCCTGGAATTCGGCCCTGCCTTTCGGTTTTCTGCGGAAGAAATTCCTGCGCGTGAAGGCGATCTGCTCACAGCATCCATAAAAATCTATGCACCGGATACACCTGTGGCTGCGGTGCTGGCACTTCATATCTCCGAAGGCGAGAAAAGCATTTTCTGGACGCACCGCCCATTGATGGAATATATCAGGAAACCACAGGAATGGCAAACGGCTTACCTGGCAATTAATACCGGCAATACACTTTGGGGGCCGGGAAAAACAATGAATATTTTTATCTGGAACTTAAAACATGAAGAATTTTACCTCGATGATTTCAAGGTAGAAGCAGTGGAAGGGAACCGTAACAGGAATATCCTGATGGAAAAGCGAAGAAAGACGCAGCAGGTGGCAAGATGA
- a CDS encoding helical backbone metal receptor, with product MVQRIISVVPSQTELLFDLGLEQHVAGITWFCERPADKVKQVPKIGGTKNLKVDKILSLKPDLVIANKEENEKEQIEELARHVPVWTSDVNDLPSALEMIREVGRLCDKQEEAEEMAAKIAAGFAELRPASTERTAYLIWRQPWMTVGRDTFIHDVMERAGYKNIYSRKIRYPETSLEELAASEPEVILLSSEPFPFKQKHVEEVLQAIPSARVELTDGQVFSWYGSRLLQSIEVLKKLRLAA from the coding sequence ATGGTACAGCGCATTATTTCTGTAGTTCCCTCTCAAACTGAGCTGCTCTTTGATCTTGGCCTGGAGCAACACGTTGCAGGAATTACCTGGTTTTGTGAACGTCCGGCAGATAAAGTTAAACAGGTACCAAAAATCGGGGGAACCAAAAATCTGAAGGTGGATAAAATTCTGTCGCTGAAACCTGACCTCGTCATTGCCAACAAGGAAGAGAACGAAAAGGAGCAGATTGAAGAACTCGCGCGTCATGTGCCTGTCTGGACCAGCGATGTGAATGACCTGCCGTCAGCATTGGAGATGATCCGGGAAGTAGGGAGACTTTGCGACAAGCAGGAAGAGGCTGAAGAAATGGCTGCCAAAATCGCGGCAGGATTTGCGGAACTCAGACCAGCTTCAACTGAACGCACAGCTTACCTCATCTGGCGCCAGCCCTGGATGACGGTGGGCCGAGATACGTTCATCCATGACGTGATGGAGCGGGCAGGCTACAAGAACATTTACAGTAGAAAAATCCGCTATCCTGAAACCTCCCTGGAGGAGTTGGCAGCATCAGAGCCGGAGGTCATCCTGCTTTCTTCGGAGCCTTTTCCCTTCAAGCAAAAGCATGTGGAAGAAGTGCTGCAAGCGATTCCATCTGCCCGTGTAGAACTGACCGATGGACAAGTCTTTAGCTGGTACGGAAGCAGGTTGCTCCAAAGCATTGAAGTATTGAAGAAATTGCGGTTAGCTGCATAA
- a CDS encoding DUF3347 domain-containing protein: MKKILFFCSMLLGLNLLLTSCGNETNETTDNTENGDTTETALREVDENQETMEADKADVPIVAEFVDVDEGVKTHVEEVLEDYIKLKENLVEGNTMDAKGNAADLQAKLEGLRLMTLPPKQKQAFVNYDNMITEHTAQIAALDDIEEQRVQFSKISEGIYSLAQNFGADSRTLYYQYCPMAFNNKGAYWVSETKEIRNPFFGEKMMTCGSTHHQIN; the protein is encoded by the coding sequence ATGAAAAAGATCTTATTCTTCTGTTCAATGCTTTTGGGGCTTAATCTGCTCCTGACTTCGTGTGGTAACGAAACAAATGAAACCACTGACAATACGGAAAACGGTGATACAACGGAGACAGCTCTCCGGGAAGTGGATGAAAACCAGGAAACCATGGAAGCGGATAAAGCCGATGTGCCCATCGTTGCGGAATTTGTGGATGTGGATGAGGGAGTAAAGACACATGTCGAGGAAGTGCTGGAGGATTATATTAAACTGAAAGAAAACCTGGTTGAAGGTAATACCATGGATGCAAAGGGAAATGCAGCCGACCTTCAGGCAAAGCTGGAGGGTTTGCGCCTTATGACCTTGCCTCCAAAGCAGAAGCAGGCATTTGTAAATTATGACAACATGATCACGGAACACACTGCGCAAATAGCTGCATTGGATGACATTGAAGAGCAACGGGTGCAATTTTCCAAGATCTCTGAGGGAATTTATTCCTTAGCGCAGAATTTTGGCGCAGATTCCAGAACGCTTTATTACCAGTATTGTCCGATGGCCTTCAATAACAAAGGAGCCTATTGGGTGAGTGAAACAAAGGAGATCCGCAATCCATTTTTCGGAGAAAAGATGATGACTTGCGGTTCTACCCATCATCAGATCAATTAA
- a CDS encoding polysaccharide deacetylase family protein, whose product MPNRLYFYNTPRLLHRLMKKLTWRRQVQDDTIFLTFDDGPSPDVTPWVLEQLNIYNAKATFFCVGSNMLKHPEIFREVENNGHTIGNHTFDHLNGWKVATKDYLQNISQFAQVYPTPLFRPPYGKISPPQISALLKKNYEIVMWSILSYDFDAKLPRLTSMKKIQGAKPGQIIVFHDNPKAGKNLKYLLPHTLEHFAGRGFNFASL is encoded by the coding sequence ATGCCAAACCGACTTTATTTCTACAATACCCCACGGCTGCTCCACCGGCTTATGAAAAAGCTGACCTGGCGAAGGCAGGTGCAGGATGATACTATTTTCCTCACGTTTGATGATGGTCCGAGTCCTGACGTAACGCCCTGGGTGCTGGAGCAATTAAATATTTACAATGCAAAAGCTACCTTTTTTTGTGTAGGAAGCAATATGCTGAAACATCCTGAAATATTCAGGGAAGTGGAAAACAACGGTCACACCATCGGCAATCACACTTTTGATCATCTGAACGGGTGGAAGGTAGCAACCAAAGATTATCTGCAAAATATCAGTCAGTTTGCGCAAGTATATCCTACGCCCCTTTTCCGTCCGCCATACGGAAAGATCTCGCCACCCCAAATATCCGCGCTGCTAAAGAAGAATTACGAAATTGTGATGTGGAGCATCCTTTCTTATGATTTCGATGCTAAACTACCCAGGCTTACCAGCATGAAGAAAATTCAAGGTGCCAAGCCAGGGCAGATCATCGTTTTTCATGACAATCCCAAAGCCGGAAAAAACCTGAAATATTTGTTGCCGCATACGCTTGAACATTTTGCCGGCAGAGGATTTAATTTCGCCAGCCTCTGA
- the rseP gene encoding RIP metalloprotease RseP, translating into MDGLIMAAQLITALSILVLVHEWGHFIAARIFGIKIEKFFIFFDAGGFKLFSFKRGDTEYGMGWLPLGGYVKISGMIDESFDKEQMKKPPEPWEFRSKPAWQRLIVMVAGVFMNVILGILVFAMLMFFNGKSYIPNSEVKHGIVALDLGQEIGLQTGDKIVAVNGEEVERFGDILSSDIVLSDNSVLTVVRNGEYIDIPIPENFAKRVAEREEGLSNFISIRVPVKIDSVLPGSNAELAGMLKGDSITAINDQPVTFMDEFRPLVDEHKGQEVQLSYFRDGRQDVLTARVDTASLIGFAAQMPGVAFEKFGFFQSFSVGAKTAVAALWDTMRGLGKVISGDIPANKAVQGPIGIATQFGAHWDWLRFWTLTGILSMVLAFMNILPIPALDGGHVILLFAEMIRGKALSQKFMEVTQVIGVVIILILMVLIFSNDIFRLVSG; encoded by the coding sequence ATGGATGGATTAATAATGGCCGCCCAACTCATTACAGCCCTTTCTATATTGGTGCTGGTACATGAATGGGGGCATTTTATTGCCGCGCGCATTTTTGGAATCAAGATAGAGAAATTCTTTATTTTCTTTGATGCAGGCGGTTTTAAGCTCTTTAGTTTTAAAAGAGGCGATACGGAATATGGAATGGGCTGGCTGCCCCTGGGTGGCTACGTGAAAATATCCGGGATGATTGATGAATCATTTGACAAGGAGCAAATGAAAAAACCACCGGAGCCCTGGGAGTTCCGCTCTAAACCGGCATGGCAGCGCCTTATCGTTATGGTGGCGGGTGTATTTATGAATGTCATCCTGGGGATCCTCGTCTTTGCCATGCTTATGTTCTTCAACGGCAAGAGCTACATCCCCAATTCGGAAGTAAAACATGGCATTGTAGCGCTGGACCTTGGCCAGGAAATCGGGTTGCAAACGGGTGATAAAATCGTTGCTGTAAACGGGGAAGAAGTAGAGCGTTTTGGAGATATACTTTCGTCTGACATTGTGCTCTCTGACAATTCCGTATTAACGGTAGTGAGAAACGGGGAATATATTGACATTCCCATACCTGAAAATTTTGCAAAACGCGTGGCAGAAAGAGAAGAAGGTCTGAGTAATTTCATTTCCATCCGCGTGCCGGTAAAGATAGATTCCGTTTTGCCCGGCTCCAATGCAGAACTGGCGGGGATGCTGAAAGGCGATTCGATCACTGCCATCAACGACCAGCCTGTAACCTTTATGGATGAATTCCGCCCTCTGGTGGATGAACACAAGGGCCAGGAAGTGCAACTCTCCTACTTCCGCGATGGCCGGCAGGATGTCCTGACCGCCAGGGTGGATACAGCCAGCCTTATTGGCTTTGCCGCACAAATGCCTGGAGTGGCCTTTGAGAAATTCGGATTCTTCCAGTCATTTAGCGTTGGCGCCAAAACAGCCGTTGCTGCACTGTGGGATACCATGCGTGGCCTCGGCAAAGTGATAAGTGGCGACATTCCGGCCAATAAAGCTGTGCAAGGACCCATCGGAATTGCCACACAATTTGGCGCTCACTGGGACTGGCTGCGGTTCTGGACGCTCACAGGCATCCTGTCAATGGTACTTGCATTTATGAACATTCTTCCTATTCCCGCACTGGATGGCGGGCATGTAATTTTGCTCTTTGCAGAAATGATTCGGGGCAAAGCGCTCAGCCAGAAGTTTATGGAGGTTACACAAGTTATAGGCGTTGTCATCATCCTCATCCTGATGGTACTGATCTTCTCCAATGACATTTTCCGGCTGGTAAGCGGCTAA
- a CDS encoding endonuclease/exonuclease/phosphatase family protein, with amino-acid sequence MKTLLLVLASLLVIASFIPLLRNEEWWIRIFDFPRIQIVFFSVLTITAFFIFFDTDTITSQVIMSLLLASILYQGWEMLPYTPLWKIQSVHEEKEDKGNTVRLLISNVRQKNRDTQKLLDLVREKKPDILLAVETDDYWYSRLKILENEYAYSKCKPLNNTYGVLLFSNLELINAEFRFLVDEEVPSIKTEVALPSGNRFVLYCIHPKPPAMGKDTEDRDAELVVIGKESRKLNSPVMVAGDLNDVAWSHTTRMFQRISGLLDPRRGRGFFNTFNANIPFFRWPLDHVFHSDHFQLKKLEVCRHIGSDHFPVLIELVFIPDEKHEQEKPKADEDDREEGEEKLVKAGVA; translated from the coding sequence ATGAAAACTTTGCTGCTTGTGCTGGCTTCGCTCCTCGTCATTGCCAGTTTTATTCCGCTCCTCAGAAATGAAGAATGGTGGATCAGGATCTTCGATTTTCCCAGGATTCAGATCGTGTTCTTTTCAGTTCTCACAATCACAGCTTTCTTTATTTTTTTCGATACTGATACCATCACAAGCCAGGTGATCATGAGTCTGTTGCTTGCTTCCATCCTTTATCAGGGCTGGGAAATGCTGCCCTATACCCCATTGTGGAAGATCCAGTCAGTACATGAGGAGAAGGAAGACAAGGGAAATACGGTAAGACTGCTCATCAGCAATGTACGCCAGAAAAACAGGGATACGCAGAAACTTCTTGATTTGGTCAGGGAAAAGAAACCGGATATTTTGCTGGCAGTGGAAACCGATGATTATTGGTATAGCCGTTTAAAAATTTTGGAGAATGAATATGCTTATTCAAAGTGTAAACCGCTTAACAATACTTACGGTGTTCTTCTTTTTTCAAATTTAGAATTGATAAATGCAGAGTTCCGGTTTTTGGTAGATGAAGAAGTGCCCTCCATCAAGACGGAAGTAGCGTTGCCATCAGGAAACCGGTTTGTGCTATACTGCATCCATCCAAAACCACCTGCAATGGGGAAAGACACTGAAGACCGCGATGCAGAATTGGTGGTAATCGGAAAGGAATCGCGGAAACTGAATTCTCCGGTGATGGTGGCAGGCGATCTCAATGATGTGGCCTGGAGCCATACCACACGGATGTTTCAGCGCATCAGCGGCTTGCTCGATCCCAGGCGGGGCCGCGGTTTTTTCAATACCTTCAATGCCAATATTCCTTTTTTCCGCTGGCCCCTCGACCATGTTTTTCATTCCGATCATTTTCAGTTAAAAAAGCTTGAAGTCTGCCGGCATATTGGCAGCGATCATTTCCCGGTGCTCATTGAACTGGTGTTTATTCCTGATGAAAAACATGAGCAGGAAAAACCGAAGGCTGATGAAGACGATCGCGAAGAGGGCGAAGAAAAATTAGTGAAGGCGGGGGTTGCCTGA
- the glgB gene encoding 1,4-alpha-glucan branching protein GlgB, with translation MAKKNSEGKARKKESKKPEAKKTEGREKSRKSAKPAKEKKGSRSAPSKAGKPAGISHTVPAAEATRFSEFDIYLFKEGRHHRLYEKLGAHLMEHNGVSGTYFAVWAPNAEQICIMGDFNDWSRAANPMKVRDDDSGIWETFIPGAGNGTLYKYFISSHHRGYKVEKGDPFAFRWEVPPATASMVWDIGNEWKDGAWMQQRQQKAGSARPVSVYEIHFGSWARVPEEKNRALTYREMAQRLPSYIQKLGFTHVEFMPVMEHPFYGSWGYQITGYFAPSSRYGTPQDFMHLVEELHKAGIGVILDWVPSHFPMDEHGLHYFDGTHLYEHEDPRKGYHPDWKSYIFNYGRKEVRAFLISNAIYWLDKFHIDGLRVDAVASLLYLDYSRKEGEWEPNEYGGRENLEAISFLKEFNEAVYKEFPDVHTIAEESTSFPKVSRPTDEDGLGFGMKWMMGWMHDTLEYFSKDPVHRRHHQNEITFSIYYAFTENFMLPLSHDEVVYGKGSLIDKMPGDEWQKFANLRTLYGYMYGHPGAKLLFMGGEFGQFQEWSHERSLDWHLAGEPKHKGLLEMLSQLNAIFSREPALYELLFEEKGFEWIDIHDSGNSVISFLRKGRDSRETILVACNFTPVARENYRIGVPQQGSWKEIFNSDSEMFGGSGSRNQERIRTEELPAHGRMQSIAATLPSLGVIYLKYETE, from the coding sequence ATGGCTAAGAAAAATAGCGAGGGTAAAGCCCGGAAAAAGGAATCGAAAAAGCCGGAAGCAAAGAAGACGGAAGGAAGGGAAAAATCCCGGAAGTCTGCGAAGCCGGCAAAGGAGAAAAAGGGGAGCCGTTCAGCCCCTTCAAAAGCAGGAAAGCCTGCAGGAATCTCTCATACGGTTCCTGCGGCAGAAGCCACCCGCTTCAGTGAATTTGATATTTACCTCTTTAAAGAAGGCAGACATCATCGCCTGTATGAAAAGCTTGGGGCGCACCTGATGGAGCATAATGGAGTATCAGGAACTTACTTTGCCGTTTGGGCTCCAAATGCTGAGCAGATCTGCATTATGGGGGATTTCAATGATTGGAGCCGCGCTGCCAATCCCATGAAAGTCCGGGATGATGACAGCGGCATTTGGGAGACATTTATACCCGGAGCGGGCAATGGAACCTTGTATAAATATTTCATCAGTTCTCACCACCGGGGTTATAAAGTGGAGAAGGGCGATCCCTTTGCATTCCGCTGGGAAGTACCTCCTGCCACTGCTTCAATGGTTTGGGACATTGGCAACGAATGGAAAGATGGCGCATGGATGCAGCAACGCCAGCAGAAGGCCGGCAGTGCCCGGCCGGTTTCGGTTTATGAAATCCATTTCGGATCCTGGGCACGAGTGCCTGAAGAAAAGAATCGCGCGCTTACCTACCGTGAAATGGCGCAGAGACTTCCATCCTATATTCAAAAGCTTGGATTTACGCACGTTGAGTTTATGCCCGTTATGGAGCACCCGTTCTATGGCTCATGGGGCTACCAGATCACCGGGTATTTTGCGCCTTCAAGCCGGTACGGAACTCCGCAGGATTTTATGCACCTGGTGGAGGAACTTCATAAGGCGGGTATTGGTGTTATCCTGGATTGGGTTCCTTCCCATTTTCCAATGGATGAACACGGGCTGCACTATTTTGACGGCACCCACCTCTACGAGCATGAAGATCCGCGCAAAGGCTACCACCCCGACTGGAAGAGCTATATCTTCAACTATGGCCGGAAGGAAGTCCGCGCATTTTTGATCAGCAATGCCATTTATTGGCTGGATAAATTTCACATTGACGGATTGCGAGTGGATGCAGTGGCGTCCCTGCTTTATCTCGATTATTCCCGCAAAGAAGGCGAATGGGAACCGAACGAATACGGAGGCCGCGAAAACCTGGAGGCTATCAGTTTTCTGAAAGAATTCAATGAAGCCGTGTATAAGGAGTTTCCAGATGTACACACCATTGCAGAAGAAAGTACCTCCTTTCCCAAAGTATCACGCCCTACGGATGAGGATGGACTTGGCTTTGGAATGAAGTGGATGATGGGCTGGATGCATGATACGCTGGAATACTTCAGCAAGGATCCTGTTCACCGCAGGCATCACCAGAATGAGATCACCTTCAGCATTTATTACGCATTCACAGAAAATTTTATGCTTCCGCTTTCCCATGATGAAGTGGTGTATGGAAAGGGATCATTGATTGATAAAATGCCGGGTGATGAATGGCAGAAGTTCGCCAACTTGCGTACGCTATATGGATACATGTACGGACATCCGGGCGCGAAGCTGCTGTTTATGGGTGGCGAATTTGGTCAATTCCAGGAATGGAGCCATGAACGGAGCCTGGACTGGCATCTTGCAGGTGAGCCAAAACACAAAGGATTACTGGAGATGCTCAGTCAACTCAATGCGATATTTAGCCGCGAACCTGCACTTTATGAACTTCTCTTTGAAGAAAAAGGATTTGAGTGGATTGATATACATGACTCCGGCAACAGCGTGATATCTTTCCTGCGCAAAGGCAGGGATAGTCGGGAGACGATTTTGGTAGCCTGTAACTTCACTCCGGTGGCGCGCGAAAACTACCGTATCGGAGTGCCGCAGCAGGGAAGTTGGAAGGAAATTTTCAACAGCGACAGCGAAATGTTTGGTGGCAGCGGCTCCCGAAACCAGGAACGAATCCGGACGGAAGAACTTCCTGCCCATGGCCGAATGCAATCAATTGCTGCCACACTTCCGTCCCTGGGGGTAATTTATCTTAAATATGAAACTGAATAG
- a CDS encoding NAD(P)H-binding protein: protein MKILITGATGFIGSHIAGALGLKHKVIAPTRDPGNVPDSLRNKGNITFVKFEAERLEEMVQSVRPDVVVNLLGIIRENRSTGSTFRKVHYDYVIDLVEGAKKAGAKKFIQMSALGSAIDSKSQYLSTKARAEDYLRNSGFPHTIFRPSIILGEGQKMFDDFRDYASFSPFFPAPAHKLQPVHIHDVRDCFLKAVNENLTGQAFDLCGTRVINYRELFGFILRHIKVKRPVFTAPDLFFTLSLPVMGILPNPPLTLDQYYMFQQDNVCQNSNDAEQLLGKLRDAFAF, encoded by the coding sequence ATGAAAATACTCATCACAGGGGCCACAGGTTTTATTGGCAGCCACATAGCGGGGGCGCTTGGCCTGAAGCATAAAGTAATAGCTCCCACCCGCGATCCTGGCAATGTGCCGGATTCACTACGGAATAAGGGCAATATCACATTCGTAAAATTTGAAGCTGAGCGGCTTGAGGAAATGGTGCAAAGCGTACGGCCGGACGTAGTAGTGAACCTTTTGGGCATAATCCGGGAAAACCGGTCCACGGGCTCCACGTTCCGGAAGGTGCATTACGACTACGTGATAGACCTTGTGGAGGGCGCGAAAAAGGCTGGCGCCAAGAAATTCATCCAAATGTCTGCACTGGGATCAGCTATTGATTCCAAAAGCCAATACTTATCCACGAAGGCGAGGGCCGAAGACTACCTCCGAAATTCCGGGTTTCCGCATACTATTTTCCGGCCCTCCATTATTCTTGGCGAGGGGCAAAAGATGTTTGATGATTTCCGGGATTATGCCTCGTTTTCACCTTTTTTTCCTGCGCCAGCGCACAAGCTTCAGCCTGTTCATATTCATGATGTCCGCGATTGTTTTCTCAAGGCGGTGAATGAGAATCTTACCGGCCAGGCATTCGATCTCTGCGGAACCAGGGTGATCAATTACCGCGAGTTGTTCGGATTTATTCTCAGACACATTAAAGTAAAACGACCGGTTTTTACTGCTCCCGATCTGTTCTTCACGCTGTCGCTTCCCGTAATGGGTATATTGCCCAACCCGCCTCTCACGCTGGACCAGTATTACATGTTTCAGCAAGACAATGTATGCCAGAATAGCAACGATGCAGAGCAATTGCTGGGAAAACTCCGTGATGCATTTGCCTTTTGA